One part of the Coffea eugenioides isolate CCC68of chromosome 10, Ceug_1.0, whole genome shotgun sequence genome encodes these proteins:
- the LOC113750141 gene encoding uncharacterized protein LOC113750141 isoform X2 yields MAISRINGMILLGSNVEVKVVEACPQYCLDVEYMTCGNSETKLPPRCNCCLAPKGCTLHLADGTSQYCS; encoded by the exons ATGGCAATCAGCAGGATTAATG GAATGATTCTTCTAGGTTCCAATGTGGAAGTCAAGGTTGTCGAGGCTTGCCCACAATATTGCTTAGATGTGGAGTACATGACCTGCGGTAACTCGGAAACAAAGCTGCCCCCAAGGTGCAATTGTTGTTTGGCCCCAAAGGGCTGCACTCTTCATCTTGCTGATGGAACTTCACAATATTGCAGCTAA
- the LOC113750141 gene encoding uncharacterized protein LOC113750141 isoform X1: MAISRINGVMSILLCGMILLGSNVEVKVVEACPQYCLDVEYMTCGNSETKLPPRCNCCLAPKGCTLHLADGTSQYCS, encoded by the exons ATGGCAATCAGCAGGATTAATGGTGTAATGTCTATTCTTTTGTGCG GAATGATTCTTCTAGGTTCCAATGTGGAAGTCAAGGTTGTCGAGGCTTGCCCACAATATTGCTTAGATGTGGAGTACATGACCTGCGGTAACTCGGAAACAAAGCTGCCCCCAAGGTGCAATTGTTGTTTGGCCCCAAAGGGCTGCACTCTTCATCTTGCTGATGGAACTTCACAATATTGCAGCTAA